One Coffea eugenioides isolate CCC68of chromosome 2, Ceug_1.0, whole genome shotgun sequence genomic window, TTGGATGCCCAGAAAAACAAGAGGGGGGAGTATTTAGTTGAGTAGTAcacttaaaaaaattataagtaGAAGGTCCTGAATTCAAAATCTTccacttataaaaaaaaaaaaaatttggatgagAAGACAAGCATGTTACATCACTACAGAAGCGAGTATCAACCTTAACTGCATCTCCATTTTGTAAGTCCCCTATAAAGATAAGTTCCTCCTCTTCCTCAGTCTCCAAATATCCCATTAGAAAAGAACTCAACATGAATTAATGATCATAAAATCTCTTATTTCTCGGACTTTTGGGACCCTAGCTCATTTGAAACCTACCGAACCACATTTAACGACTGATTGGAAATAAATGATCCTCTTTGACAAAGGAAGGGGGACTACTGTGCGGGCAATGGTTTGAATTCATGATTATTCGTTCAgaagtttttccttttccacCGTTATTGACCTGCAATAGTTGGAATTTATTTGACTACATTTGACCTTTTTGCCATTCCCTTTTTCTCTATTTTAATCAGCGAATAGCAAGTCACTACAAGAACTGTAAATGCTAGACATGAGTTGCATCCAAGCAAATCTTTAAACCAGCAGAGGCTGTTCGACCCCAACACAACTTCAGCATATGACACAATGGGGCCTAAATCCTGTGACAAGTTCGCAAAATCGAAATACAGAAATCCAAACAAGACCTCGAAGTGTTCAAATTTGCTTGACATTCAGTGTATTTAAGCAGCCTTTCATATTTTTCCCGTAAGATATGATCCACTGTAACATCGGTATCTTTAGTAAGTCTTCAAAATAACAAGGACAACTAACAAGGGACAAAATGAATGCGTGTGAATATAGAAGATAACAGAGATTATTTGCAAGCCACCGTGCAGCATTCAGCACCAAGCTTCATTAATCTGCAAGCATCAGGTATACAACGATCGTTCCGGGCCATTTGCTTGCTAAGCAGAAAATCAACATTTCCCTCCTAAAAATATACACCTTTCAGCTTGAAACAAAGGTTTGGACGACAAAAGGTAAATGGTCTGGTTAGTCAATAAATGGTCAGGGGAGAACCCAATCACCATGAAGTATAGGAGATGATGCACGACTTCCTGTGGTTTGTATACTTCATTTTAACTCCTTATGTACAAATTTATGACATAGCACTGGCCTTCAGTTTCTGCGTCTTCTGCTTGACAAAGAAGGCCGATAGTACACTCTTGCTCCGAGCAGGCACCCGAACAATCTCCTGCCGAGTTGTGTTACCAAAAGATCTAAATGGAGTCATAGGTTTTGAGCCTTCCACGGCATCCTGCAATAGAGTCATTAGATTAACCATTAGTAAACAGATTTGTCTACATTGCTACTAATTGCCTATGCCACAGGGCTTAGGCATATTAAGCCCAAAAATTATGATTTATGGAAAGAATGAAGCAAAAGAACTTGCTCAACAATAACCAAGAACATCTGCAGTAGTCATAGAAGTTCAAGCATGCCAGGAATTCAAAAGCTCCAATCCCATAAGATAATAAAATATCCACTCAAAGAAAAGTGTTAAGCTCCATGGATTTCCTCAATTACCAGCCGTGAGATGCCTAGCGTTTTTATAGCTACAGTTGAAGCAGGTCCCACACTCGGCAATTGAGAATGAGGTTTTGGGGACTTTATCCTGCCACTCTGTTCAGCATCTGCTAAAACAGAGAGGAAACAATAGCAATGCATTTATCTAATGGAAGATGTAATGTCTGCAAAGAGTAATTTTTACTGGATGCTTCGCATACCTAACAAATTGAACCCAATGGAACTTTTCCCAGAACTTTTTGAGTCCTCAGAACTGCAGATTAAGCAAATACCATTTAATCTCCAATGAAATCATCAGTTGGAAATTTGATGCACGGTAGCCAATTTTTGGCCTGATTACAAGATGAACTCCACAGACTAACCTTAAAGATGCTCGATGAGTTCCTTTCAAGGAAGACTTGGTTTCTGAAGCTAAATGCCATGAAAGAGTTTTTGCTGCAGGTGTACCTGAAGTTGAATGTGATTAATAACCAAAAAATTGTTCTCAAAGGCCTTGCTGAGACTGATAGAATGAACATTGCTAACCTAGAAAACAGCTACCTGAAGGATAAAGACGCGGTTTTACATGAACTTGTTGTCTCGGATCCATCCGAATTTGTGGGCTGAAGTGTACCTTTTTGTTAACAGCATCTACCGAAGAAACCAACAGGAGAACAAACATACAACAAGCAAACAGAATGGATTTAAATTGTAGAAAATGGTAAGTGTTTCTTGAGTACTTAATCATGATCATTATTTGGTAAACTTAATTGTGACTATTCATACTTGGCAAAGTGTAATGCTTGTGATGCCTTGGAATGATTGCTAATAACTGCTGCTGCCTGAGGCCTTCTTTCTCCGTGAATGTTTGGCATGTAAGAAGTTGCTTAcagaataaattaattttttttttaaaaaaaagaagactaAAATCAGCCTCTATGATATCACAGTTCTCTTAAAGTAGCTAATTCACAAGCACGGGAATAAAATTTTACCTGATTTATACATGTGATTTTTAGCTCCATTGATGAAATATCCATGGCATGTTGATCAAGGAGGTCAGTCAATTTATAAGCAACAGTCCCCAAGTGATCAACAGCATTCACAAGAGCTCGTACAGCATAATCTTTCAGGTTATCCAGTACCCTGATGCAGAAGTCAAATTTatttcatagaaaaaaaaaaagcactcaGAGATGATGCCATAGGAAGAATCTTTGGCTAAATCTTGAAAAGAACTTACACTAGCAAGtgattattatttttccttttttcataagCTCAAAGAGACTTTCACATATGAACTACAAAATACATGAAATCTGAAAAGCATGAAGGGCTTCAATTAAAATAAACCGCAATGGAGTTGCAATGGCAATTTGATAGCAGCAATGTATCATACATTTGCTTCTGCTCACTATGAAAATAAGACTTTTCACAATATTCTGCAGCAGAATATAGTTGAGGCCTCAGGTTTTTGAGTTCCTGCAATAGCCAGAACAGCAAAACCATAGTTATATTAAGACACAACATGATCAGCCAAATTATGCAGAAGAATCAACTTGAAAAAGACATATCAAGACAACCAATGAAGTTATTTTAAGACAAATCATATGATGAATGTATGATCTAAACAAGCACCCAACGCATGTTATCATTTGGTGACTGCTCCATATAGCATTGGACATAGTAAGctctttatttattaaaaaaaaaaaaaagacatgtcgacccaaaaaaaagaaaaaagaaaaagagtacTCCAAAATGGCACTATTTGATTTCAGGTAAATACTCCAAATACAGTTAAGCTATTAAACCAAACTCCAACTACGTAACATCTACTTCCAAGGCCTGTCAGGGCTTTAGTAATCAAGACATGGGAAATCAGCTCTATCAAAATGCTACTAACTGAGCTATAGTTCTCATCTTTAGAGTTCCGTAGTTTAGCAAATATGTCCCATGATGCCAAAGACACATTATACTTAAGGTTGAGACCAACAGACCTAGTCCTGAAAGCAAAATCCGCACTTTAATATCTAATAGTTCAATCAGAATGCCGCGTAATAAATAACCCAATTGATTCCCAGGGGCTAAATAATCAACCaaagaaccaaaacaaaatttctaaaTTAAAAACGACAAATTGCAGGTGGAAAGCTCAAAACTCCAACGGCCTTTGTTGCATTACCTCCATTTGAGCTTactttcaatcaaaaaaccagACAAAGATTATCAAACGTAAAAGTCAACTACCTACAAGAAGAATCAACTCCAAGTCTTTGCGAACAACTTAATGTGCATGCATAAAACCAGATCTGCTTGGGAACTATCTAGAATCAATGATActaaataatcccaaataaaaaaggaaaaatcataaATCCGTGGACCTGTAAAGCCTTGACGAAGCTCTTGCTACGCTCCATTGACGCCTCATCGTAGGTCATCGGCCGGGGCTTCTCCGCCCCAATTTGCTCCAGTTCCATCTTcttctatatttctttttttaaaaaaatttttagtcAAACACTGCCACAGCAAGTAACGAATTTCAGGTGAGAGATCAAATGGGAC contains:
- the LOC113761430 gene encoding protein ABIL1; this encodes MELEQIGAEKPRPMTYDEASMERSKSFVKALQELKNLRPQLYSAAEYCEKSYFHSEQKQMVLDNLKDYAVRALVNAVDHLGTVAYKLTDLLDQHAMDISSMELKITCINQQLLTCQTFTEKEGLRQQQLLAIIPRHHKHYTLPNAVNKKVHFSPQIRMDPRQQVHVKPRLYPSGTPAAKTLSWHLASETKSSLKGTHRASLSSEDSKSSGKSSIGFNLLDAEQSGRIKSPKPHSQLPSVGPASTVAIKTLGISRLDAVEGSKPMTPFRSFGNTTRQEIVRVPARSKSVLSAFFVKQKTQKLKASAMS